The stretch of DNA TTCCGTGTGAAAGGCATGGATCGTGCGGCCCTTGATGGCGCCGATCGTGTCTTCGACAAAGCCGCTTTCGTTTAGCGTGTCGGTATGGATCATCACCTGCACGTCGTATTGGTCGGCAACCGTCAGGCAGCAGTCGATCGCGCCGGGCGTCGTGCCCCAGTCTTCGTGCAGCTTCAGCGAGGTGGCGCCCGCAAGCACCATTTCCTCGAGCGCGCCGGGCAGCGATGCATTGCCCTTGCCGGCGAAGGCAAGGTTCATCGGGAAGGCGTCGGCCGCTTCGATCATCCGGGCGAGGTGCCACGGGCCGGGCGTGCAGGTCGTCGCCAATGTGCCATGCGCTGGGCCGGTGCCGCCGCCGAGCATGCAGGTGAGACCGCTCATCAGCGCTTCTTCAATCTGCTGCGGGCAGATGAAGTGGATGTGGCTGTCCATCCCGCCGGCCGTCACGATCTTGCCTTCGCCCGCGATCGCTTCGGTGCCTGGTCCGACGATGATATTGACGCCCGGCTGCGTGTCCGGGTTGCCGGCCTTGCCGATCGCGACGATCCGTCCGTCCTTGAGGCCGATATCGGCCTTCACGATGCCGGTATGATCGACGATCACCGCATTGGTGATGACGGTATCGACCGCACCGTTGGCGCGCGTCACCTGGCTCTGCCCCATGCCGTCGCGGATCACCTTGCCGCCGCCGAACTTCACCTCTTCGCCATAGGTCGTGAAATCTTTTTCGACCTCGATGAAGAGCTCGGTATCGGCGAGGCGTACCTTGTCGCCAACGGTCGGGCCGAACATGCTGGCATAAGCGGCGCGGGAAATCTTGTGGGGCATATGTCAGGCTCCTTGGGAGGAAGAAAGAGACGTATCGGCAGGATGGCGCGTCAGCCGGCCATTGGCGATGTAGCTGTCGACAAGCTGCCTTTCGGCGGCGAAAGGATGCCACTGCCAGCCGGAATGACTGAAGCCGGCAAGGCCGATCTCGACCTCCGGAAACCTGCGGAAAGTCGCGGCAATCGCAATCATGCCGCTGCTCGGAACGACATAAGGCGCGGGATCAAAGGTAGCCAGGGCGTCATCGACTGCTTCATGAATCACTTTCTCAACGACTATATGTTCCTTGCCAGCGTCCTTACAGAAGACGTTGAAGTGACTCGTATAATCGTCACAGAAGTCATCGAGCTCCGGATGCGAAACGGCGAGCGGCGCACGCAAGACGGTGAATTTTTCGGGATCGCGGACGCTCCAGATTTCCGAGGCCTCCATGACGGCCGGGTGCGTCCGCCACGTATCCGAACCCAACATCGCCTTGGCCGGGCGCCCGGTGTTGCAGACGGCTACGACGTCGGTGCGGCCGGGGCTTGCGGCATAGGAGCGGCATTCGTTGAAACGGATGACGAAGTCCGCAGCCGCGATTGCCGCTGCTCCCTCCTTGCTGATTTCCCCATTGCCGACGATCATGATCTTGCCGCTCACCTCAGTCCCACCGCGTCGGAAAGCTCTTTGAGCTGCTTGGTGCGTTCATCGCTCAGGTTGGCAAGGCAACCTGCGACCAGCATAGGCTCCATCGTGCCGCCACGCGCCTGGAAGCCGTAAGCCTCGCACTGGGCGTCCCGATAGGAAATCCAGGCGCGCTGCGCGGTTAGCAGCGCTTTTTCGGCTCCGCGATCCTTCTCGTCCAGATCCTTGTCGGTCGCTGCGAGCGCTGCGCGCGTCTTCTTCCACTGCTCGTTGAGCGCCGTGTCGGCCGCCTCGTATCGGGACTGCTCGCAGAAAGTCATGTCGGCCTGCGTCTTCGGGTTCTTGCAATCCGGCTCCTGGGCCTGCGCGGCACCAGCCACGATCATTCCCGCCGCAGCACCGGTCAGGTACAAATTCAACCGCATCGATTTCCTCCCGGTTTTTCTTCTCAGAGCTTGCCCATCACGAGCTGGCGGAAGCCATAGACCTCACGCTTGCCGGAGAGCGGGATCAGCGTCACGGAACGCGTCTGACCCGGCTCGAAACGCACGGCCGTGCCCGCCGGGATGTCGAGGCGCATGCCCTGCACCTTGTCGCGATCGAAGGAGAGGCCGGCATTTGTTTCGGCAAAATGGTAGTGGCTGCCGACCTGCACCGGTCGGTCGCCGGTGTTCGACACTTCAATGGTGACGGTCGGTGCACCGGCGTTTAATTCGATGTCGCCGCTTGCGGCAATGATTTCGCCTGGGATCATCTTAATTTTCCTCACGCCGCCTTCACGGGCACGCAGCCCTCGGCCTTCAAGATACGTTTCGTCGATGCCGGATATTTGGCGAGCATGGCGGCCGGACGCACCGGGCGGCAAGTGAACTCACCGCCGCAATTGGGGCATTGGCCCCGGAGCACATCGCTTGCACAATCGGCGCAGAAAGTGCACTCGAAGGTACAGATCATCGCCTCGCGGCTTTCCGGCGGTAGATCCTTGTCGCAGCATTCGCAGTTCGGACGAAGTTCGAGCATTGCGACCTCCTCAGCGGATCGGTTCGTGGACGGTGACGAGCTTGGTGCCGTCCGGGAAGGTCGCTTCCACCTGCACATCATGGATCATCTCGGCGACGCCCTCCATCACCTGATGCCGGCCGATGACATGAGCGCCCGCTTCCATCAGTTCGGCGACCGGGCGGCCGTCACGCGCGCCTTCCACGACAAAGTCGGTGATCAGCGCGATCGCTTCGGGATGATTGAGCTTCACGCCGCGTTCCAGCCGGCGCCTCGCCACCATCGCCGCCATGGAGATCAGCAGCTTGTCTTTTTCTCTCGGAGTGAGGTTCATCGTCCATCCATCTGCTTTGAAACTAGAGATTCCAGACTTTCGGCACAGGCGCACCGTTGCGCAAGGCGGAAATAACCGGGATCAGGATTTTTCTGAGGGCAAAGCCGTCAGCGGCTGCAGCGCGCACGACGAGCTTGCCGTTCCAAGCGCTGGCGCCTGCCGCATGTCCGCCGAGCAGCGGGCGCACGCTCGCGAGATAGGCTTCCGCAAGCGGCCCGGCATAGAGCAACGTTGCAAAAGCCACCTGTCCGCTGAGGACGGGCTGGCGAGCAGTCAGCGCGCCGATGGCGCCATCAAGCCGCAACTCCTCGGCATGGATCAGCTTGCCAGCGCGGCGAATCCGCCAGCGATCACGGAAAAGGCCGGTCTCCATCTTCTCGCCCATCGCCTTGCGGCCGAGCAGGATCGCCTCGACGGCCAGGAACTCCGCCGTCTCGTCGAGATCGACGTCGAGGCGGCGGAATAGCGAGGCGCGATCGAACAGGATCGTCTCCTGCGGCAGCCAGTCGACCCGTGCATTCGCGCCGGCCTCGATCGTTGTCGTGACTTCGGCCGTTCCAGCGGATGCCTTGTAGATCTTCTCGCAGGCCTGTGTCGTCACATCGATACGCGTGGTTGGACCTGCAACGACGCTCCAGTTCATCTGGTCGCCACCGGTCAACCCGCCCGCCGTATTGATGATGACCGCCTCCATGGAAGCATCGAAAGTCTCCGGGAGGCGTATTTTGGCGGCACCTTCCTGATAGAGTTCGTGGATGCGCGCCCGCCCGTCCAGCAGCTTCGCGGCCAGGTGCCCGCGCCCCTGTGCCCTTTGTGGCCTGGTGATTGCCGCCGCGATCGTCATTCCATCCCCTGGTGCCTTTACCGTTTGTCCGGCCGTTCTCATTCAATGCCGCAAATAATTGAAAGCAAGCAATTTTTATGCCGCCTGCCGATCTTGAAGGAACGGCGGCAGACACGGTTGCCCAGAACATGGAAGCTGCCTTGGAAAGCGGCATATGCCGCTCAGACGGTCAGGTGGCGCCTGGCCTCGGGCGTATCAAGCGTTTCCGCCAAACCCTCGTGGACGATCTCGCCGCGGTCCATGATGTAGACATAGTCGGCAAGCTCGCGGCAGAAGTCGAGATACTGCTCCACGAGCAGGATCGCCATGCCGGTCGAGTCGCGCAGATAGCGGATTGCCCGGCCGATATCCTTGATGATCGACGGCTGGATGCCTTCCGTCGGCTCGTCCAGCACAAGGATCTTCGGCCGCGTCACCATGGCCCGACCGATCGCCAGTTGCTGCTGCTGCCCGCCGGAAAGATCGCCGCCGCGACGGGACAACATCGACTTCAGCACCGGGAAGAGGCTGAAGATATCGTCGGGGATGTTGCGGTCGCGGCGGCCAAGCGGAGCAAAGCCGGTTTCGAGGTTTTCCTTGACGGTGAGCAGCGGGAAAATCTCGCGCCCTTGCGGCACATAGCCGATACCCTGCTTGGCGCGCGCATAAGGCGGCAGGCCGTTCAACGCCACGTCATTGAAGCTCACGGTTCCGGCCGACAGCAGATGCTGGCCGGTGACGGCGCGGAGAAGAGAACTCTTCCCCACGCCGTTCCGCCCCAGCACGCAAGTGATCTTACCCATCTCCGCCTTGATCGAGATGCCGCGCAACGCTTGTGCGGCGCCATAGTGCAGGTTTGCGTTTTCGACTGTCAGCATGAGACCGCCTCCTGGCGCGTTGCGGGTTCAAAGGCCCCTCCCCAACCCCTTCCCACAAGGGGCAGTGGCTGACTGGGAGCGACCGCCTTGCTTTCCATAAACCCATGCAAAAGCGGGTAATCATGGCAATGAGGGAACGACCCGGTTAGACCCCTCCCCCTTGTGGGAAGGGGTTGGGGAAGGGTCAGCGCTCTGCCAACGACAAACAGATCAATCATCCCTCACCGCCCCAAATAATTCTCGATCACCTTCGCATCGGAACTCACGAAATCGATCGACCCTTCGGCAAGCACGGAGCCTTCCGCCAGGCAAGTCACCTTGACGCCGAGGTCGCGGATGAAGCCCATGTCGTGCTCGACGACGACGACCGAGCGAGTCTTGGCGATTTCCCGGAGCAGGATCGCCGTCTCCACGGTTTCGGCATCCGTCATACCGGCAACCGGCTCGTCGACCAGCAACAGCTTCGGCTCCTGTGCGAGCAGCATGCCAATCTCCAGCCATTGCTTCTGCCCGTGAGACAGACTGGCTGCCAGCTCGTCGCTACGATGCGTCAGCCGCACGGTCTCGAGGATTTCCTCGATGCGCGCCTTGTCGTCGGACGAGAGGCGATAAAAGAGCGTCGGAAAAACGCCGCGCTTGCGATTCAGCGCGAGTTCCAGATTGTCCCAGACCGTATGGCTTTCGAAGACTGTCGGCTTCTGGAATTTGCGGCCTATGCCGAGCTGGGCGATATCGGCTTCATCTTTCTTGGTGAGGTCGATCTCGCCGTTGAAATAAACCTCGCCCTCATCCGGCCGCGTCTTGCCGGTGATGATGTCCATCATCGTCGTCTTGCCGGCGCCGTTGGGGCCGATGATGGCGCGAAGCTCGCCAGGCTCGATGACGATCGAAAGCGAGTTCAGCGCTTTGAAGCCGTCGAAGGAAACCGAGACGTTGTTGAGGTAGAGCACGCTGTTGGGTTTGATATCCGGGATCATAGCCGCTCACTCCGCTGCCTGGATTTTTGCATCGACGCCTTCTTCCTGAAAAGCAGGCGGCGCGGTTTCCGTCCTCGGCTTCTTCTTGCCGAGGTATGGGGCGATCGTGCCGACGATACCTTTCGGCAGGAACAGCGTGACGGCAACGAAGAGACCGCCGAGCGCAAAGAGCCAGAACTCAGGAAAAAGGCCGGTGAAGATGGTTTTGCCGCCATTGACCAGAATCGCCCCGATGATCGGACCAATCAGCGTCGAGCGGCCGCCGACGGCCGTCCAGATGACGACCTCGATGGAGTTTGCCGGTGCGAATTCTCCGGGATTGATAATGCCGACCTGCGGCACGTAGAGCGCACCCGCAATACCCGCCATCATCGCCGAGACGACAAAGGTGAAGAGCTTGAAGTGTTCGACGCGGTAGCCGAGGAAGCGCGTTCTGCTTTCCGCATCGCGCACACCGACCAGCACCTTGCCGAACTTCGAACGCACGATGGCCGAAGCAATCAGCAGCGACAGCGCCAGGAGGCTTGCGGTCGCGGCGAAGAGTGCGGCGCGCGTTGCGTCGGCCTGCACGTTGAAGCCGAGGATGTCCTTGAAGTCGGTCATGCCGTTATTGCCGCCGAAGCCCATGTCGTTGCGGAAGAAGGCAAGCAGCAGCGCATAGGTCATCGCCTGGGTGATGATCGAGAGATAGACGCCGTTGACCCTGCTCCGGAAGGCGAACCAGCCGAAGACGAAGGCGAGCAGCCCAGGCACCAGCAGCACCATCAGCGCTGCAAACCAGAACTGGTCGAAGCCGTACCAGAACCAGGGCAGTTCTTTCCAGTTCAGGAACACCATGAAGTCGGGCAGGATCGGGTCGCCATAGACGCCGCGCGACCCGATCTGGCGCATCAGATACATTCCCATCGCGTAACCGCCGAGCGCGAAGAAGGCGCCGTGACCGAGCGAAAGGATGCCGCAGAAGCCCCAGACGAGATCGAGGGCCAGGGCCAGCAGCGCATAGGTCAGGTATTTGCCGAACAGCGCCATGATGTAGGTCGGGATATGCAACGGGTTCGACGGACCTGTCATGAGGTTCAGAACCGGCACCAGCACGGCGACCATGAGCAAAACGGCGATGGCAATGGAAATCTTGCGATCGAGAGACCGGAGAAGGAAGGCCGTAATCATGCTTCCACCGCCCTTCCTTTGAGTGCGAAGAGCCCGCGCGGACGCTTCTGTATGAAGAGGATGATGAGGACGAGCACGAGGATCTTGCCGAGCACTGCGCCGGCGAAGGGCTCCAGGAACTTGTTGACGACGCCGAGCGACAACGCACCCACCAGCGTGCCCCAAAGATTGCCGACGCCGCCGAAGACCACGACCATGAAGCTGTCGATGATGTAGCTCTGTCCAAGGTTCGGCGAGACGTTGTCGATCTGCGAAAGCGCCACACCCGCCATGCCGGCGATGCCGGAGCCGAGCGCGAAGGTGAAGGCATCGACCCAGCCGGTGCGGATGCCCATGGACGACGCCATTCGGCGGTTCTGCGTGACCGCGCGCATTTGCAGGCCGAAGGCAGAGCGCTTCAGGAGCAGCAGTAAAGTCACGAAGACGATCATTGAAAAGACGATGATCCACATGCGGTTCCAGGTGATCGACAGCCCGCCGAGTTCGAAGGCGCCGGACATCCAGCTTGGATTGCGCACTTCGCGATTGGTCGGGCCGAAGATCGTGCGAACCGCCTGCTGCAGGATGAGGGACACGCCCCATGTCGCCAGCAGCGTTTCGAGCGGGCGGCCGTAGAGATAGCGGATGACCATGCGCTCTATGACGAGGCCGACGAAGCCGGTGAATAGGAAGGCCGCCGGAATCGCAATCACCAGCGAATAGGTTGCGAGCTCGGGAAAGTTCGATGCGATATGTTCCTGCACGACGTAGGTAGTGTAAGCGCCGATCATCACCATTTCGCCATGCGCCATGTTGATGACGCCCATGACACCGAAGGTGATAGCAAGCCCGATTGCCGCGAGCAGCAGCACCGAGCCGAGCGACAGGCCGTACCAGACGTTCTGTACGATATCCCAGAGCGCCAGATTGCGCTTGATACCGGCGATATTGGCCTCGATGCCGGCCTTCAGGTCGTCGGGTGCAGTCTCCATCGCGGTGGTCAGGATGGTGAGCGCATTGCGGTCGCCGCGCGCCGCGATTGTATCGATCGCCGCCTTCTTGTCTTCGGCGCTGACATCGCTCTTGAGCATCATGACGGCGCGGGCCGCTTCCATCGTGTTCTTGATTTCGGCATCCTTTTCATCGGCGAGCGCCGAGTTCAGAAGCTCGAGATTGGAAGGGTCGGAATCCTTCAGCAGCCCTTGAGCGGCGGAAAGCCGTGCGGAACGGTCCGGGCTCAGCAGCGTCAGCGTGCTCATGGCGCTGGCGATCACGCCGCGCAGGGAATTGTTGATCTTGACCTTGGACATGTAGTCCGGATCGATATCGGCGACAGCCTCGCCGGTGATCGGGTCGGAATAGGTCGGCTCGTCGTCGGAGCCACCCTGGAGGAGAACGGGGCCGCCCTCTTCGGAATTCACGTAAAGCTGGCCGTCACCCAGCTGCTGCAGGATCTGGCCGACATGCGGATCTCCTGAAGCCACAAAAGCCTTGATGGCAGCCTCGCGCTCCGGAAACCCGCCGGCGCCGAGTGCATCGACAAGGGCGTGGATATCGTCCTGCGCCTCGAGCGCCGTGGCGAACGCCGGCAGGGCAAGGCAGATCGTCAAAAGGAAAATCTTGATGGCGCGAAACATGGGACTCTCTCGCCTGGCTTGTCGTTGGCCTTGTGGGCAGCAATCGCTCGGGACGGAGCTTCCGCCCGGACAAGGGATCCGGACGGAAGGCTTCAGGCAGTCAACGGATCGGGTTCGTACTCAGGAGCCCTTGCCGCCGCACTTGCCCGTTGCAACGTTGAAGTTGCCGCAGTTCATGGGCTTGCGCCAATCGGAGATCAGGTCCTTGGAGTCCGGCAGGAAGTCGGACCATTCGTCGCCGACGACGGCTGACGTTTCCTGGACGATTTCGAACTGGCCGTCAGCCTGGATTTCGCCGATCAGCACCGGCTTGGTGATGTGGTGGTTCGGCATGACGGTGGCATAGCCGCCGGAGAGGTTCGGAACCGTGGTGCCGATGATGCTGTCGAGAACCTTGTCGGTATCGGTCGTTCCGGCAGCCTGAACAGCCTTAACCCAGGCATTGAAGCCGATATAGGCGGCTTCCATCGGGTCGTTGGTCACGCGCTTGTCGTTCTTGGTGAAGGCGTGCCATTCCTTGATGAACTTCTTGTTGGCCGGGCTTTCGACCGACTCGAAGTAGTTCCAGGCTGCGAGGTGACCGACGAGCGGCTTGGTGTCGAGACCGGCAAGCTCTTCCTCGCCGACCGAGAAGGCGACAACCGGGATGTCGGTTGCCTTGATGCCCTGATTGCCGAGTTCCTTGTAGAAGGGAACGTTGGCGTCGCCGTTGATGGTGGAGACGACGGCAGTCTTCTTGCCGGACGAGCCGAATTCCTTGATCTTGGAGACTTCCGTCTGCCAGTCGGAGAAGCCGAACGGCGTGTAGTTGACGATGATGTCTTCCTTCGGAATGCCCTTGGATACGAGGTAGGCTTCCAGGATCTTGTTGGTGGTGCGCGGATAGACGTAGTCGGTGCCTTCAAGCACGAAGCGCTTTACGCCTTCCTTTTCCATCAGGTAGTCGACGGCCGGGATCGCCTGCTGGTTCGGAGCAGCGCCCGTGTAGAAGATATTGCGCGAAGACTCTTCGCCTTCATACTGAACCGGGTAAAAGAGCAACGAGTTCAGCTCTTCGAAAACCGGCAGGACCGATTTGCGCGAAGACGAGGTCCAGCAACCGAAGACGGCCGCAACCTTGTCCTTTTCAATCAACTCGCGTGCCTTTTCGGCAAACAGCGGCCAATCGGAGGCTGGATCGACGACAACCGCTTCGAGCTTCTTGCCGAGAAGGCCGCCCTTCTTGTTCTGCTCATCGATGAGCATCAGCATGGCGTCTTTCAGCGTTGTTTCGGAAATGGCCATGGTACCGGAGAGCGAATGCAGAACGCCGACCTTGATCGTGTCGTCGGCGGCAGCGGCTCCGTGGAAGGCGGCTGACGCCGCCATGACGACGCCAAGCGCGGCGCCCGTTACATAGGACTTGAGATTCATCTGGTTGAACTCCCCTCTTCTTGTTCCGCAACAGGCCGGAAACGGAGATTAACTGTTGCTTAAAGAACTATCGGGGGCTGCAGCGCAAAACCGTATACGCAATATGACGTAGAGGTGGGGGCGAAATGGGCAGGTCGGCGCGAGACGCGGCGGAGATTTGGACCCTCCCCGGTTAAAAACCGAATGGCCCGATGTTTAGCCTAGCTGTTACCCTCGATGGTCAGCGTCACCCCGGTCGGGCCGTAGGCAACGCTTGCCTTATGGCCCTCGACGGTGACGTTCCCGAAGGTCCCGCTGACGGAACCCGCCTTTAAGAACTCGATCTTCGTTCCCGGCGCCGGCGCATAGCCATCGGCAAGCGTCACGCGAAGCTCGCCGGAAAGCGCCGCCTTGCCCTTGACGATGAGCCCGCCCTTGCCGTCTTCTCCGAGCGTCGGCTTCATCGCGGCGTTGGTGCGCTGGCGGTAGTCGCCGCCGATGGTCACGGGCCTTTCGGCAGCCAGAATGAGCGAACCGCCATCGACCGCCAGATCGCCGTTGCCGAAGGCTGTCGGCGACAGGGCCGCCAAAGCCCCCTCCTCCAACACCGTGCCGCCTGCATAGCTGTTGGCGCCGGAAAGCCCGAGGATGCCGCTGCCGCGCTTGACGAGCCGGCCCTTGCCACCGATGGCGTTCTTCCAAGTATCCAGCTCGTTGAAGCCGCCTTTGGCTGCGTCCATCGTCACCGTCACGTCATCCGCAAAGGTGC from Rhizobium sp. 007 encodes:
- a CDS encoding DUF1272 domain-containing protein, producing the protein MLELRPNCECCDKDLPPESREAMICTFECTFCADCASDVLRGQCPNCGGEFTCRPVRPAAMLAKYPASTKRILKAEGCVPVKAA
- a CDS encoding urease accessory protein UreD; protein product: MTIAAAITRPQRAQGRGHLAAKLLDGRARIHELYQEGAAKIRLPETFDASMEAVIINTAGGLTGGDQMNWSVVAGPTTRIDVTTQACEKIYKASAGTAEVTTTIEAGANARVDWLPQETILFDRASLFRRLDVDLDETAEFLAVEAILLGRKAMGEKMETGLFRDRWRIRRAGKLIHAEELRLDGAIGALTARQPVLSGQVAFATLLYAGPLAEAYLASVRPLLGGHAAGASAWNGKLVVRAAAADGFALRKILIPVISALRNGAPVPKVWNL
- a CDS encoding urease subunit beta — protein: MIPGEIIAASGDIELNAGAPTVTIEVSNTGDRPVQVGSHYHFAETNAGLSFDRDKVQGMRLDIPAGTAVRFEPGQTRSVTLIPLSGKREVYGFRQLVMGKL
- the urtC gene encoding urea ABC transporter permease subunit UrtC encodes the protein MITAFLLRSLDRKISIAIAVLLMVAVLVPVLNLMTGPSNPLHIPTYIMALFGKYLTYALLALALDLVWGFCGILSLGHGAFFALGGYAMGMYLMRQIGSRGVYGDPILPDFMVFLNWKELPWFWYGFDQFWFAALMVLLVPGLLAFVFGWFAFRSRVNGVYLSIITQAMTYALLLAFFRNDMGFGGNNGMTDFKDILGFNVQADATRAALFAATASLLALSLLIASAIVRSKFGKVLVGVRDAESRTRFLGYRVEHFKLFTFVVSAMMAGIAGALYVPQVGIINPGEFAPANSIEVVIWTAVGGRSTLIGPIIGAILVNGGKTIFTGLFPEFWLFALGGLFVAVTLFLPKGIVGTIAPYLGKKKPRTETAPPAFQEEGVDAKIQAAE
- the urtE gene encoding urea ABC transporter ATP-binding subunit UrtE, producing the protein MLTVENANLHYGAAQALRGISIKAEMGKITCVLGRNGVGKSSLLRAVTGQHLLSAGTVSFNDVALNGLPPYARAKQGIGYVPQGREIFPLLTVKENLETGFAPLGRRDRNIPDDIFSLFPVLKSMLSRRGGDLSGGQQQQLAIGRAMVTRPKILVLDEPTEGIQPSIIKDIGRAIRYLRDSTGMAILLVEQYLDFCRELADYVYIMDRGEIVHEGLAETLDTPEARRHLTV
- a CDS encoding lysozyme inhibitor LprI family protein, which encodes MRLNLYLTGAAAGMIVAGAAQAQEPDCKNPKTQADMTFCEQSRYEAADTALNEQWKKTRAALAATDKDLDEKDRGAEKALLTAQRAWISYRDAQCEAYGFQARGGTMEPMLVAGCLANLSDERTKQLKELSDAVGLR
- a CDS encoding Urease operon accessory protein, with amino-acid sequence MIVGNGEISKEGAAAIAAADFVIRFNECRSYAASPGRTDVVAVCNTGRPAKAMLGSDTWRTHPAVMEASEIWSVRDPEKFTVLRAPLAVSHPELDDFCDDYTSHFNVFCKDAGKEHIVVEKVIHEAVDDALATFDPAPYVVPSSGMIAIAATFRRFPEVEIGLAGFSHSGWQWHPFAAERQLVDSYIANGRLTRHPADTSLSSSQGA
- a CDS encoding urease subunit gamma, which encodes MNLTPREKDKLLISMAAMVARRRLERGVKLNHPEAIALITDFVVEGARDGRPVAELMEAGAHVIGRHQVMEGVAEMIHDVQVEATFPDGTKLVTVHEPIR
- the urtA gene encoding urea ABC transporter substrate-binding protein, with translation MNLKSYVTGAALGVVMAASAAFHGAAAADDTIKVGVLHSLSGTMAISETTLKDAMLMLIDEQNKKGGLLGKKLEAVVVDPASDWPLFAEKARELIEKDKVAAVFGCWTSSSRKSVLPVFEELNSLLFYPVQYEGEESSRNIFYTGAAPNQQAIPAVDYLMEKEGVKRFVLEGTDYVYPRTTNKILEAYLVSKGIPKEDIIVNYTPFGFSDWQTEVSKIKEFGSSGKKTAVVSTINGDANVPFYKELGNQGIKATDIPVVAFSVGEEELAGLDTKPLVGHLAAWNYFESVESPANKKFIKEWHAFTKNDKRVTNDPMEAAYIGFNAWVKAVQAAGTTDTDKVLDSIIGTTVPNLSGGYATVMPNHHITKPVLIGEIQADGQFEIVQETSAVVGDEWSDFLPDSKDLISDWRKPMNCGNFNVATGKCGGKGS
- the urtD gene encoding urea ABC transporter ATP-binding protein UrtD, which produces MIPDIKPNSVLYLNNVSVSFDGFKALNSLSIVIEPGELRAIIGPNGAGKTTMMDIITGKTRPDEGEVYFNGEIDLTKKDEADIAQLGIGRKFQKPTVFESHTVWDNLELALNRKRGVFPTLFYRLSSDDKARIEEILETVRLTHRSDELAASLSHGQKQWLEIGMLLAQEPKLLLVDEPVAGMTDAETVETAILLREIAKTRSVVVVEHDMGFIRDLGVKVTCLAEGSVLAEGSIDFVSSDAKVIENYLGR
- the urtB gene encoding urea ABC transporter permease subunit UrtB; amino-acid sequence: MFRAIKIFLLTICLALPAFATALEAQDDIHALVDALGAGGFPEREAAIKAFVASGDPHVGQILQQLGDGQLYVNSEEGGPVLLQGGSDDEPTYSDPITGEAVADIDPDYMSKVKINNSLRGVIASAMSTLTLLSPDRSARLSAAQGLLKDSDPSNLELLNSALADEKDAEIKNTMEAARAVMMLKSDVSAEDKKAAIDTIAARGDRNALTILTTAMETAPDDLKAGIEANIAGIKRNLALWDIVQNVWYGLSLGSVLLLAAIGLAITFGVMGVINMAHGEMVMIGAYTTYVVQEHIASNFPELATYSLVIAIPAAFLFTGFVGLVIERMVIRYLYGRPLETLLATWGVSLILQQAVRTIFGPTNREVRNPSWMSGAFELGGLSITWNRMWIIVFSMIVFVTLLLLLKRSAFGLQMRAVTQNRRMASSMGIRTGWVDAFTFALGSGIAGMAGVALSQIDNVSPNLGQSYIIDSFMVVVFGGVGNLWGTLVGALSLGVVNKFLEPFAGAVLGKILVLVLIILFIQKRPRGLFALKGRAVEA